GTAGTAAGTAGGTATAAAGTGAGAGACGTAACAAAATTTAAAGAGTTTGCGAATGCAGTAGTAAAGTATTTCTCCTCAGAGGTCTCAATAAGGAAGTTATCTTACAACCTTGGAGTAAGTACTGCTACAGTAGAGGAATGGCTTAGGTATATACAAGAGTCTTATCTAATTTACCCAATTAAGAGGTACAGTAGGAGTCCAAGGAATTTTAACACTTACAGGAAAGTTTACGTCGTAGACCCCGGAATAATTAACTATTTGTCGCCGTTTTCTTACGGCGGTATAATGGAGAACGCTGTTGCAATTCATTTGCTTAGGAAGAACCAACTTGATGGGGTTTACTACGTGAGAGGTGAGGATTATGAGGTAGACTTCTTTGACGAGAAGGAAGGAGAGTTAATTCAAGTTTCTTATTTCTCTTCTTTAGACGAGCTTAATAAGAACGAGATTACTTCACTAATAAAAGGTAGCGAAGCTCTAGGCATTAGCAAACTTAAGATAATAAGCTGGGACTTAGACGACGAGATAAACGTAGAGGGTAAGAAGGTTAAGATATTACCTTTATGGAAATATCTGATCTAGAGCTAATGTGTTCAGATAATCACGTGATATAACTCTAACCTAACTAGGGCATAAATTTTCCTTATTAAAATTTTGTCTAGACTTAAGAAATTTTATAAAATTCTAACTAGCAGTTTTACCTCAAACTTGTCCAATTTCTTTGTACGTCTTTTCAGATCTACTATATATTAGCATAAAATTAACGATTAAAACTTCAATTAAATGTGTTTATTTCATAGGAATGATCAAGAAACAGCATATAATTATTTTATCATAGTAATGAAAAGAACTAAGGTTTAATCAAGTGATAAATAATGACGTGTTCCT
This genomic interval from Acidianus sp. HS-5 contains the following:
- a CDS encoding DUF4143 domain-containing protein, giving the protein MREGGFPEAISLGRRIIPSIYNDILIKDVVSRYKVRDVTKFKEFANAVVKYFSSEVSIRKLSYNLGVSTATVEEWLRYIQESYLIYPIKRYSRSPRNFNTYRKVYVVDPGIINYLSPFSYGGIMENAVAIHLLRKNQLDGVYYVRGEDYEVDFFDEKEGELIQVSYFSSLDELNKNEITSLIKGSEALGISKLKIISWDLDDEINVEGKKVKILPLWKYLI